A stretch of Aeromicrobium tamlense DNA encodes these proteins:
- a CDS encoding ATP-dependent DNA helicase — protein sequence MPSRPGVTDVLGAAVAAVGGAERPGQVAMAEAVAQALADERHLLVQAGTGTGKSLGYLVPALLHDKRVVVATATLNLQHQLVERDIPALKEAARDTMSTVPHHAVLKGRANYACLHRVRQGAPDDQGVLVEVPEGSLGAEVVQLREWAEEQAEGGHTGDRDGAPSHGERAWRQVSVSSRECLGASRCEYAAECFAERAKEDAANAHVVVTNHAMLAIDAIEGVPMLPEFDAVVVDEAHELAARVTQASTDELDPGLVERAARRARPYLDDGGTADDLGDAADALADALTHVQPGRIDAIDPALAGALALVRDSARACFSNFTKEKGEEADPGRQQARSTIDDVRQVAERMAAGRETEVLWLGEGRSGLHLRIAPIDVSGALREKLFGEKTVVLTSATLTLGGSFAPVAASLGLDLKGSDWTGLDVGSPFDYQRQGILYVAKHLPAPGRDGLEAEQLGEITALIKAAGGRTLGLFSSRRAAERAAQYVRESLPELEILCQGDAQLPELARRFADEPSACLFGTLSLWQGVDLPGDTCTLVLIDRIPFPRPDDPLSSARQRLVERRGGNGFMQVAAQHAALLLAQGVGRLIRRSTDRGVVAILDPRIATARYGGFLASSLPPLWRTTDRQVVTAALRRLDESAKAGDPAAV from the coding sequence ATGCCCTCCCGACCCGGTGTGACCGACGTCCTCGGTGCCGCCGTCGCGGCGGTCGGCGGGGCCGAGCGCCCCGGACAGGTCGCGATGGCCGAGGCCGTCGCCCAGGCCCTCGCCGACGAGCGCCACCTGCTCGTGCAGGCGGGCACCGGCACCGGCAAGTCGCTCGGCTACCTGGTCCCGGCGCTGCTCCACGACAAGCGCGTCGTCGTCGCCACCGCCACGCTCAACCTCCAGCACCAGCTCGTCGAGCGCGACATCCCCGCGCTCAAGGAGGCGGCCCGCGACACCATGTCCACGGTGCCGCACCATGCCGTGCTGAAGGGTCGCGCGAACTACGCGTGCCTGCACCGCGTGCGCCAGGGTGCACCCGACGACCAGGGCGTCCTCGTCGAGGTGCCCGAGGGGTCGCTGGGGGCCGAGGTCGTCCAGCTGCGCGAGTGGGCCGAGGAGCAGGCCGAGGGCGGCCACACCGGCGATCGCGACGGCGCCCCGTCCCACGGCGAGCGGGCCTGGCGCCAGGTCAGCGTGTCGTCGCGCGAGTGCCTGGGCGCCTCTCGCTGCGAGTACGCGGCCGAGTGCTTCGCCGAGCGGGCGAAGGAGGACGCCGCCAACGCCCACGTCGTCGTCACGAACCACGCGATGCTCGCGATCGACGCGATCGAGGGCGTGCCGATGCTGCCCGAGTTCGACGCCGTGGTGGTCGACGAGGCCCACGAGCTGGCCGCGCGCGTCACCCAGGCCTCCACCGACGAGCTCGATCCCGGCCTCGTCGAGCGGGCCGCCCGCCGGGCCCGTCCGTACCTCGACGACGGCGGCACGGCCGACGACCTCGGCGACGCCGCCGACGCTCTGGCCGACGCCCTCACCCACGTCCAGCCCGGCCGCATCGACGCGATCGACCCGGCCCTGGCCGGTGCGCTCGCGCTCGTGCGCGACAGCGCCCGCGCCTGCTTCTCGAACTTCACGAAGGAGAAGGGCGAGGAGGCCGACCCCGGTCGCCAGCAGGCCCGCAGCACGATCGACGACGTCCGCCAGGTCGCCGAGCGGATGGCTGCCGGCCGCGAGACCGAGGTGCTGTGGCTGGGCGAGGGCCGCAGCGGTCTGCACCTGCGCATCGCGCCGATCGACGTGTCGGGCGCCCTGCGCGAGAAGCTCTTCGGCGAGAAGACCGTCGTGCTCACCAGCGCCACGCTCACGCTCGGCGGCTCCTTCGCCCCCGTCGCCGCCTCGCTCGGCCTCGACCTCAAGGGGTCGGACTGGACCGGGCTCGACGTCGGCTCGCCGTTCGACTACCAGCGCCAGGGCATCCTCTACGTCGCGAAGCACCTGCCGGCCCCCGGCCGCGACGGGCTCGAGGCCGAGCAGCTCGGCGAGATCACGGCCCTCATCAAGGCGGCCGGCGGCCGCACCCTCGGGCTCTTCTCGTCGCGTCGCGCGGCCGAGCGCGCCGCCCAGTACGTGCGCGAGTCGCTGCCCGAGCTCGAGATCCTCTGCCAGGGCGACGCCCAGCTGCCCGAGCTCGCGCGTCGGTTCGCCGACGAGCCCAGCGCGTGCCTGTTCGGCACCCTCAGCCTGTGGCAGGGCGTCGACCTCCCGGGCGACACCTGCACCCTCGTGCTCATCGACCGGATCCCGTTCCCGCGACCCGACGACCCGCTCAGCAGTGCGCGCCAGCGGCTGGTCGAGCGTCGCGGGGGCAACGGCTTCATGCAGGTCGCCGCCCAGCACGCCGCACTGCTGCTGGCGCAGGGCGTGGGCCGCCTGATCCGGCGCTCCACCGACCGCGGCGTGGTCGCGATCCTCGACCCGCGCATCGCCACCGCACGCTACGGCGGGTTCCTCGCGTCGTCCCTGCCGCCGCTGTGGCGCACCACCGACCGTCAGGTCGTGACCGCCGCACTGCGACGCCTCGACGAGTCGGCGAAGGCGGGGGATCCGGCCGCGGTTTGA
- the hflX gene encoding GTPase HflX, which produces MTEETRPDVELQPGEMDLQDRSSLRRVAGLSTELEDITEVEYRQLRLERVVLVGVWTEGSVEDAENSLTELKALAETAGSDVLDALIQRRQKPDPATFIGRGKVDELRDAVQATGADTVICDGELAPSQLRNLEDRVKVKVVDRVALILDIFAQHAKSAEGKAQVELAQLQYQTQRLRGWGGNLSRQAGGRAAGGEGIGGRGPGETKLETDRRRIQAKMAKLRRELKELRGTRETKKAERRRNKIPSVAIAGYTNAGKSSLLNRLTGAGVLVEDALFATLDPTTRRAETSDGRVYTLSDTVGFVRHLPHQLVEAFRSTLEEVADADLVLHVVDGSHPDPESQIAAVREVFAQIEAFKVPEIIVINKADQADPLVLKALLAREPHAVVVSARTGEGIDELLSAIEADLPVPEVLVDAVVPYSRGDLVNQLHLHAEIETLEHVAEGTHVVARVHPELANDLAPFAQQP; this is translated from the coding sequence ATGACCGAGGAGACCCGTCCCGACGTCGAGCTCCAGCCCGGCGAGATGGACCTGCAGGACCGGTCCTCGCTGCGCCGCGTCGCCGGCCTGTCCACCGAGCTCGAGGACATCACCGAGGTCGAGTACCGCCAGCTGCGGCTGGAGCGGGTCGTCCTCGTCGGCGTGTGGACCGAGGGCTCGGTGGAGGACGCCGAGAACTCGCTCACCGAGCTGAAGGCGCTCGCCGAGACGGCAGGCTCCGACGTGCTCGACGCGCTCATCCAGCGTCGTCAGAAGCCCGACCCGGCGACCTTCATCGGCCGCGGCAAGGTCGACGAGCTGCGCGACGCCGTGCAGGCCACCGGTGCCGACACCGTGATCTGCGACGGCGAGCTCGCGCCCAGCCAGCTGCGCAACCTCGAGGACCGCGTCAAGGTCAAGGTCGTCGACCGCGTCGCGCTGATCCTCGACATCTTCGCCCAGCACGCGAAGAGCGCCGAGGGCAAGGCCCAGGTCGAGCTGGCCCAGCTGCAGTACCAGACCCAGCGCCTGCGCGGCTGGGGCGGCAACCTGTCGCGCCAGGCCGGCGGCCGGGCGGCCGGCGGCGAGGGCATCGGCGGCCGCGGCCCCGGTGAGACCAAGCTTGAGACCGACCGTCGTCGCATCCAGGCCAAGATGGCCAAGCTGCGCCGTGAGCTCAAGGAGCTGCGCGGCACGCGCGAGACGAAGAAGGCCGAGCGCCGCCGCAACAAGATCCCGTCCGTGGCGATCGCGGGCTACACGAACGCCGGCAAGTCGAGCCTGCTCAACCGGCTCACGGGTGCGGGCGTGCTCGTCGAGGACGCGCTGTTCGCCACCCTCGACCCCACCACGCGTCGCGCCGAGACCTCGGACGGCCGCGTCTACACGCTGTCCGACACGGTCGGCTTCGTCCGGCACCTGCCCCACCAGCTGGTCGAGGCGTTCCGGTCCACGCTGGAGGAGGTGGCCGACGCCGACCTCGTGCTGCACGTGGTCGACGGCTCGCACCCCGATCCCGAGAGCCAGATCGCGGCGGTCCGCGAGGTGTTCGCGCAGATCGAGGCCTTCAAGGTCCCCGAGATCATCGTCATCAACAAGGCCGACCAGGCCGACCCGCTCGTGCTGAAGGCGCTGCTGGCGCGTGAGCCGCACGCCGTCGTCGTGAGCGCCCGCACGGGCGAGGGCATCGACGAGCTGCTGAGCGCCATCGAGGCCGACCTGCCGGTGCCCGAGGTGCTGGTCGACGCGGTCGTCCCGTACTCGCGCGGCGACCTGGTCAACCAGCTGCACCTGCACGCAGAGATCGAGACGCTCGAGCACGTCGCCGAGGGCACCCACGTGGTCGCGCGGGTGCATCCCGAGCTCGCCAACGACCTCGCCCCGTTCGCGCAGCAGCCCTGA
- a CDS encoding carboxypeptidase-like regulatory domain-containing protein, giving the protein MPFRLPSLAAACLALVGSLFVTVAPAEAAGTLSTKTSLVAMTNAGYGSVWARCTKKKACKGTIWVEGASAQKRSFKVKARSAGYVTFRNTNWRAKPKAVVRMSGASPRPITQQAKVTYGTIAGTVARTGGAAATGVKVELWRIGSRNRNVLVSTASDVERNAGRFAFRVRMGANNSPSATYKLHVIGTSGGERRSWWWRGNGKGAFVGGARDMGAGTKIKVTRGLNYRYVANARYSSIRGQVVNGSKAVSGTEVTVVGRPPYWSRSSRVLRDLDFMSCGNVYGRTRTNSSGRYEVGFLPTSANRIYAVKPAGSLWFGSNDRAWGTCHAVVNNRGESRSTARMLHLPNAGLTGRVQNIGRGRTTVSVVAGGYQGKASSAKVDRYLTVREYAKGRKILASDVVRAGTGRKVSLGEGWYWFEMGRRTGCHAWYKSRYKNNDGYFNGLDRGFEKWKAKNYRMYRQHCRAWTSGTYKLVYVKGSSMRVGLKNYKGGSVSGRVTAAKVKPRTELMIRLTSTDGKKVYRTAMTDGAGKFKVTGLASGRYRIVVNADSWRGISRGFSGAKTVKVTRGKNKSVGTLRFRQ; this is encoded by the coding sequence ATGCCGTTCCGTCTTCCCTCGCTCGCCGCTGCATGCCTGGCGCTCGTCGGATCTCTCTTCGTCACCGTCGCACCCGCGGAGGCCGCGGGCACGCTGTCGACCAAGACGTCCCTCGTCGCCATGACCAACGCCGGTTACGGCTCGGTCTGGGCGCGCTGCACCAAGAAGAAGGCCTGCAAGGGCACGATCTGGGTCGAGGGCGCCTCCGCGCAGAAGCGCAGCTTCAAGGTCAAGGCGAGGTCGGCCGGCTACGTCACCTTCCGCAACACGAACTGGCGCGCCAAGCCCAAGGCCGTGGTGCGCATGAGCGGCGCGTCCCCGCGCCCCATCACCCAGCAGGCCAAGGTCACCTACGGCACGATCGCCGGCACCGTCGCCCGCACGGGCGGCGCGGCCGCCACCGGCGTCAAGGTCGAGCTGTGGCGCATCGGCTCGCGCAACCGCAACGTGCTGGTCTCCACCGCCTCCGACGTCGAGCGCAACGCCGGTCGGTTCGCGTTCCGCGTCCGCATGGGCGCGAACAACTCGCCGTCGGCCACGTACAAGCTGCACGTCATCGGCACCTCCGGTGGCGAGCGTCGCTCCTGGTGGTGGCGCGGCAACGGCAAGGGCGCCTTCGTCGGCGGTGCGCGCGACATGGGCGCCGGCACCAAGATCAAGGTGACCCGCGGCCTCAACTACCGCTACGTGGCCAACGCCCGCTACTCCTCGATCCGCGGCCAGGTCGTCAACGGCTCCAAGGCCGTCTCCGGCACCGAGGTCACGGTCGTCGGCCGCCCGCCGTACTGGTCGAGGTCCTCGCGCGTGCTGCGTGACCTCGACTTCATGTCCTGCGGCAACGTCTACGGCCGCACCCGCACGAACTCCAGCGGCCGCTACGAGGTCGGCTTCCTGCCCACCTCGGCGAACCGCATCTACGCGGTCAAGCCCGCGGGCAGCCTGTGGTTCGGCTCGAACGACCGTGCCTGGGGCACGTGCCACGCCGTCGTGAACAACCGCGGCGAGTCGCGCTCCACCGCGCGCATGCTGCACCTGCCGAACGCCGGCCTGACCGGCCGTGTGCAGAACATCGGCCGCGGCCGCACCACGGTCAGCGTCGTCGCCGGCGGCTACCAGGGCAAGGCCAGCTCGGCCAAGGTCGACCGCTACCTCACCGTCCGTGAGTACGCGAAGGGCCGCAAGATCCTGGCCTCCGACGTCGTGCGCGCCGGGACCGGCCGCAAGGTCAGCCTCGGCGAGGGCTGGTACTGGTTCGAGATGGGCCGCCGCACCGGCTGCCACGCCTGGTACAAGAGCCGCTACAAGAACAACGACGGCTACTTCAACGGCCTCGACCGTGGCTTCGAGAAGTGGAAGGCCAAGAACTACCGGATGTACCGCCAGCACTGCCGTGCCTGGACCTCGGGCACCTACAAGCTGGTCTACGTCAAGGGCTCGTCGATGCGGGTCGGCCTGAAGAACTACAAGGGCGGCTCGGTCAGCGGCCGCGTGACGGCGGCGAAGGTCAAGCCCCGCACCGAGCTGATGATCCGCCTGACGTCCACCGACGGCAAGAAGGTCTACCGCACCGCGATGACCGACGGCGCCGGCAAGTTCAAGGTCACCGGCCTGGCGTCGGGTCGCTACCGGATCGTCGTGAACGCCGACTCGTGGCGCGGCATCTCGCGCGGCTTCTCCGGGGCCAAGACCGTCAAGGTCACCCGGGGCAAGAA